The Sulfolobus acidocaldarius DSM 639 genome has a window encoding:
- the treZ gene encoding malto-oligosyltrehalose trehalohydrolase, translating to MFSFGGNIEKNKGIFKLWAPYVNSVKLKLSKKLIPMEKNDEGFFEVEIDDIEENLTYSYIIEDKREIPDPASRYQPLGVHDKSQLIRTDYQILDLGKVKIEDLIIYELHVGTFSQEGNFKGVIEKLDYLKDLGITGIELMPVAQFPGNRDWGYDGVFLYAVQNTYGGPWELAKLVNEAHKRGIAVILDVVYNHIGPEGNYLLGLGPYFSDRYKTPWGLTFNFDDRGCDQVRKFILENVEYWFKTFKIDGLRLDAVHAIFDNSPKHILQEIAEKAHQLGKFVIAESDLNDPKIVKDDCGYKIDAQWVDDFHHAVHAFITKEKDYYYQDFGRIEDIEKTFKDVFVYDGKYSRYRGRTHGAPVGDLPPRKFVVFIQNHDQVGNRGNGERLSILTDKTTYLMAATLYILSPYIPLIFMGEEYYETNPFFFFSDFSDPVLIKGVREGRLKENNQMIDPQSEEAFLKSKLSWKIDEEVLDYYKQLINIRKRYNNCKRVKEVRREGNCITLIMEKIGIIASFDDIVINSKITGNLLIGIGFPKKLKKDELIKVNRGVGVYQLE from the coding sequence ATGTTTTCGTTCGGTGGAAATATTGAAAAAAATAAAGGTATCTTTAAGTTATGGGCACCTTATGTTAATAGTGTTAAGCTGAAGTTAAGCAAAAAACTTATTCCAATGGAAAAAAACGATGAGGGATTTTTCGAAGTAGAAATAGACGATATCGAGGAAAATTTAACCTATTCTTATATTATAGAAGATAAGAGAGAGATACCTGATCCCGCATCACGATATCAACCTTTAGGAGTTCATGACAAATCACAACTTATAAGAACAGATTATCAGATTCTTGACCTTGGAAAAGTAAAAATAGAAGATCTAATAATATATGAACTCCACGTTGGTACTTTTTCCCAAGAAGGAAATTTCAAAGGAGTAATAGAAAAGTTAGATTACCTCAAGGATCTAGGAATCACAGGAATTGAACTGATGCCTGTGGCACAATTTCCAGGGAATAGAGATTGGGGATACGATGGTGTTTTTCTATACGCAGTTCAAAATACTTATGGCGGACCATGGGAATTGGCTAAGCTAGTAAACGAGGCACATAAAAGGGGAATAGCCGTAATTTTGGATGTTGTATATAATCATATAGGTCCTGAGGGAAATTACCTTTTAGGATTAGGTCCTTATTTTTCAGACAGATATAAAACTCCATGGGGATTAACATTTAATTTTGATGATAGGGGATGTGATCAAGTTAGAAAATTCATTTTAGAAAATGTCGAGTATTGGTTTAAGACCTTTAAAATCGATGGTCTGAGACTGGATGCAGTTCATGCAATTTTTGATAATTCGCCTAAGCATATCCTCCAAGAGATAGCTGAAAAAGCCCATCAATTAGGAAAATTTGTTATTGCTGAAAGTGATTTAAATGATCCAAAAATAGTAAAAGATGATTGTGGATATAAAATAGATGCTCAATGGGTTGACGATTTCCACCACGCAGTTCATGCATTCATAACAAAAGAAAAAGATTATTATTACCAGGATTTTGGAAGGATAGAAGATATAGAGAAAACTTTTAAAGATGTTTTTGTTTATGATGGAAAGTATTCTAGATACAGAGGAAGAACTCATGGTGCTCCTGTAGGTGATCTTCCACCACGTAAATTTGTAGTCTTCATACAAAATCACGATCAAGTAGGAAATAGAGGAAATGGGGAAAGACTTTCCATATTAACCGATAAAACGACATACCTTATGGCAGCCACACTATATATACTCTCACCGTATATACCGCTAATATTTATGGGCGAGGAATATTATGAGACGAATCCTTTTTTCTTCTTCTCTGATTTCTCAGATCCCGTATTAATTAAGGGTGTTAGAGAAGGTAGACTAAAGGAAAATAATCAAATGATAGATCCACAATCTGAGGAAGCGTTCTTAAAGAGTAAACTTTCATGGAAAATTGATGAGGAAGTTTTAGATTATTATAAACAACTGATAAATATCAGAAAGAGATATAATAATTGTAAAAGGGTAAAGGAAGTTAGGAGAGAAGGGAACTGTATTACTTTGATCATGGAAAAAATAGGAATAATTGCATCGTTTGATGATATTGTAATTAATTCTAAAATTACAGGTAATTTACTTATAGGCATAGGATTTCCGAAAAAATTGAAAAAAGATGAATTAATTAAGGTTAACAGAGGTGTTGGGGTATATCAATTAGAATGA